A segment of the Rutidosis leptorrhynchoides isolate AG116_Rl617_1_P2 unplaced genomic scaffold, CSIRO_AGI_Rlap_v1 contig621, whole genome shotgun sequence genome:
AATTTTGCCATTTAAAAAATCAATTCGATATTATCGTATGAAGAAATAATATACggtaaaaatatacaaattaaatgttATCCCTGGATTTAGAAATCAATTCAGTATTGCCATATGAAGTGATCATATACGCTAAAATACAAATATTGAACAGACGAGAAAAAATCAGAAGGGAAATTACAGTATGATTGGCAACAATAAATTTAACAGTATCCAATTTCAGAAGCAGCTTCCCAGTCATGTATCTGCCAAAAAAAGGATGGAAAGATCCCAGAAAAATGTCAGACGAGAACTCACCATATTTGGTCACGCAGCAAAAAGGGAAAATAAAAGAGACAGTAGCACTAACCCAGAAGCCAGCTCCAAGAATAAACTCAATGTGTGATCAATGACCTCCTCACTCTGAAAAGGAAGTAGTCGgaattttatttcatttttattaGAAGCATTACAATGATAACTCAGTAAAAGGAAGAATTTAAGCAATCACCTCTATGTAACATTTAAGATTTGTAGCAATCTTCCCGACAATCACATTCAACAGCAAAAGATGATCACCGAGTCCAAGAAGCTCAGATAGCCGGGCATATAACTGCTGCAACAGACCACAGTGCAAAAAGCTCAAAGTGAATGTAAGCAATTAAAAGCTATTTAAGCTCAGACCACATAATAGTAGGACCTAAGATGGCTATGGAAAAAGGTAAAAAAATTGTGCAAACAAAAATTCGTAAAAGAGGATTTGCGTAAATAAGAATATATTATAGAAACAAGAAAGTGAAATAGAGGAAAGATAGTGAGTCAAAGTTGCTAAAGAGAAATATTATAACATAGATTTTGTATGTTTGGAAATTGACATGATTGCTAATCGGAAACCTACAGTAGAAGGGAGACTGAATACGAGTACACCATCTTGACCAGTAACAATGACAGCGAACAGGACATGAGAAACAGACACAAATAAAAAATGTAAAGAAAGGAAGGGGAAACACGGTAAGCGGCAAATATACGTAACACAGATAGAAGCCAAGACTTCCGAAACAAAAACATCCACCATTTTGGCACTGACCTAGAACAACCAACTTTATAAAAGAAAAATAACACGCAAATTTCTACATTCTCACGGTCGAAATATTTGAGCATCACACCAAAACCACTATCGAAAATAGTATTTGCAAGTTTGCATCAAGTGATTATTTATCAATGGCTGTTAAGGAAGTGCTGTACCAAAAATGTCACGTCAACAAATACAACGTGCATAGACTATAGAAACATAAACATTGGGAAAAAGACGAACTCAATTACCTTCGACGAGTGCATGGCCTGGTCACCAACATAGGACTTCCTGAAATGCTGGAAAAAGACGAGGATCGCCCGGTCAAGTCTTTGCTTACTCAATTGCCCATACCTCTGCCAAATTTTTATGTTTTTTAAAAGGGATTATTAGAATCAACCATTGACACATTTCCCTTCATGAGGGCCACATCTGCTAAACACGAAATCTATCCAATGTAGCGGCGAAGGGAAAATCAAAATAAATCTGGGATATGATGTTCAGACTTGCAAAAAAGCATGTGCCATGACAATGACATATAAACCAAGTATCATATAACATATCACTACTAAAATTCAGCCCTACTTTATGACTGTAACAAAACTACTGAAAGTAAAAAAGCATTTGATCTGAAATGCCACAGCAACATAAGAGAAGCACATGCTCACACAGATCACTCCAGTCTCAATACCTGACTGTGTAGCCCGCTGTCAGTAACCTTTATTAGTTGCAAAACACGAGCTGAAAGTTCTGCATCCAGCACTTCTTGTGGCTCCACACTGAAAGGTTGAAGAAACTATTTGTAATTAACATGATACACATCACATGCAAAAAATAATCACCGACAAATAATAATGCAACATTTACATGTGTCCACACACGCATAAATGCACACTGCGAGACAGTACTATTTTGCTTTTTCCTACCTGCAACCGGTGAATTGTTTTATTTTGAGGATGGCAGCAATTATATGAACAATCCAAGCAAGTTTGGCTTCAATAACTGAGAGTTCAGTGTTATCTCTCGTCTGCACCTGGGCTCTTTCCTACAAAAAGTTGATAACAAGCATTACCAAATATTGTAATGTCATAAATATTTGAATAGCTATTAGCACTTATAATTAATAGCTTTTACCGTGTATAGTTGCAAAATAGGTTCCATAATTTTTATTATATACAAGCCACTGCTCTCATACTGCACGTCAAGATATCAAAAAGTCAAAAAGATGACAATATCTAAAACCAAGATAGATATGCATTTAAAAGAACAGTATCAAGCTTTTAACTATGATAACCGCAGCCAGATTTACTGGGAAATTAGCACTTTTGGAGCTGTAACTCTAAAAGAAATAAGCAGGAAAAATAGAAACCATCGAAACCTGGAATCTGCATAAGTAAGGAAAGCAATCTAGCTGATCCTGAAGAAGTTCGACATTGTCTAACGGATTATCAGAAGGATCATCAGGGAATCCAGCCTACAAAAATACAAAGATAATTAAACAGAAACTAAATAATTCATTCAAATTCAAAGAAACACGTTATGTAATTCATGCTATATCAAGTATCCATACCTGTACAGAGTTAAATCTGGACGTAATGAACCCTTCAGTGATCTTTGGCACGAATTCGTCCAGCAAACTTGGAGCGTCACCTTTCAAATATGGTACAGAAGTCACCAGCCTAGACCACAACCCCAGAAGGTAGTAAACACTGCTGCTGGCCCACTGTTGGTCAAGAGAGACAATAGCTAGATCAGGGTCAATGTTGAATAAGTAGCATAAATTTCAGTAATATGAGTCAAGGCATTATGCAAAGTAATACATTCAAAGTAAGAGAAATTCAGATATGATAAATGCCAATAATATTTAAATACTGTCAGTAAAATAGTTAACCTGCCAAGACTGCAGAGACTTCAAAGTGAATTCCGCAACTAATCTTATCCAATCACTATAGCCTTCCATGTTGACAAGCTCTGACAACTATAACATTGACAGATTCAACAAAGATAAGAAAACAAATTAAGAAAAGAGGGAGAAAAGGGGTAAGTAACATGAGATTGTATTCATGATCATCTGTCACCAAACAACAACACAAAAAATGCAGATCTTTTCAAAATAGAATCAGATTTCTTCATCTATTGATAtagaaaggagaagaagaagaaagaaagtaCCTGATAATTAAGTTTGAAACGTCCAAGTAAGCGACAAAACTCATGGTAATTATCATGATCGCCAAGACCTGCAAGGACAATAATATCTATAGATGActgatatacaaaaaaaaaaaaaacaaaagatgACAAAATCATTTGGAACATAATTGGATATTTTAGTATAAAACCACAGCACCACAAGACACTCAAGCATGCTCAAATACCAACACCTAAAAGATGGCAATAAGCATGATAAAGACACAAAACCAGCAAAACTCAGAAACATAAACATACACAACAACGACAAATTTGCTACATATGAAGCCGCAGCATGTATCTACTTTTGTAATTATTCCTAGAGCAACAAACTTCATATATGAAAGAAACAAACAAGCATGAGAATAGACAAGAACAAAATTTCATGTCAGTTTAATCACACGAAAAACCATAAATGGATTCAAAATTCTAGCTATTAAATGAACTACAACATTCAAATACCATAAACCACCTTGTCCTGATTGTAGGATTTCTTTGGTTCCTGTCATTAGATGGGCCAAGAACTTGGAACGGGAAGCATCATTTGTAAACAAAGAGCGTCTTACAGAAGCCAGTCGCACCAAGCATTCCAGTGCCTAAAATAAAAATTTATGATAAGCATAAAAATGACAGTCCTGTGAAGAAAAAAATCAAAGGAAATAATAACAATCTGCAAACATAGCAAAGAGTGAGCGAAATGGACTGACCTCCTTCGAAAGAGGGGATTCTGCAGTTCCGTAGTAGTCAAAAAATATTTGCAGTGTTGAAGGTTCCTCCAATGCCGGCTTCCAAGCAGATGGTATCTACAGAATGAGAGTTAAACACTTGATTATGTATTGTATCCTAAGAATAGAGTAAACAGATAAGGAAATCCCAAAAAGACTGTTACAAGAATTCATTTTACCTGGACTGTTCCAAACTCTTCTGAACTTTCATCAATAGATGTCCCAACAAAGTCAAATGAAAGACATTTTAGGGCAAGCGAAAGTGCCAACTCCTGCAATCGGCTTGCAACTGTATGGAACATAGAGCAGATAATCATCAGCAACCAACAGCAGAGTGTGTAAATACAGATGttcagtgtgtgtgtgtgtatgggaGAGAGGGACATAACGCATAATATACCGTCATTTTTCAGCTGGAGCAGGGATGTAAGGGAAATTTGAAATATCTGGAACAGTGACTGATCCCTAAAATTGCAAGCCACTCTCCGATGGTGTGTTGTGGGCAATCCTGGGTTGGGCTGAAATCAAAGCCAACAGAACACGAGCAAATTGTGGTCAACCAAAAGTCCAAAACAAAAATGAATATCAGGATCTTAGTTGCTAAGAACCCAAGTTAATTTATTTCTCAATTACATGTAAAGCTAAATCATAAAACAATTCAGATATCAAAGGTGCTCCTTTCCTGTTCCACCAATACCAAAAATGCTTATAAGTGAATATCTTAAGTGCTAGTCCTACTAACATGATATTAAGTTCCGCTGAAGTTAATCATTACTTTAGTCAATAGAACAAGTGGTAATGAAACACTAACCTGATTCATCTCCAAAACAAGTTGATTCAATATTTTCAAACCGATGGCAAAATGATCAGGTGTTGCCTGGAAAGCAAAACAAACAAAACACATATATCAGACTACATACGACATTACTCAGTAGATAAAGAAACACACAGACACTACGGAAAAAATGTAGGTAAATAAGGAGTCCAAATGATCCATGGTCTAGCATGGCTTCTAATTGCtgttacagaaatataaataacgaATTTGCTTCGAAGACATTAGCAAGAAAAGGTGGATATAAACTGATGCCAGGAAAGTTAACAAAACGGAAATAATAGCTGCTAAATTTTATGGAGGTTGAACTCGAGTAGAGGGTGATTTTTTCTGTGAAAGCTAATTAGTTACATTACAGCTTTTGAAACTTTTGAATGCTGAGGCTGATTGGATACCACAGGATGTTATTACTTATTAGGTCAAAAATCTACAATTGTATTTGTGTGTTGTTGTTTTGTCCAAATGTTTCCGTAACAATTTACATATACCCCAACTCTTTGAAGGTTGTTCTATTCAACATTACATAACTGATATCAGACTATCAGGTTTAGGGGCTCACCTCAACGTTCAAAATCCATTTTTCCTATCACAAAACAATTCGAGCCACACAAATCTTATAGCAAAAAAAACATTCATCAAAGAGAGTAGTACGCTGACATTTGTCACAAATGCAATGGCACTCTGCcctcaaaaaaaaaagaaaaataataaaggATTCCAGGTTAGCAACCAAAGATTCCAATCATAGACAAGAAGGCGTTACAAAATGCGACTCTGGCAAGCAACCAGTAAATACTACAATACTGGCATGCCAAAATTTAATACAGCCGCATCATTTAACAAAAATAGGCATAAAATTAAATTCATGCATGCCACTAATAAATAAAATCCAAAGAATCAGTCACCTGGCTTAAGAAATTGGTAGAGTCTTTAACCACTTCTCGAAATTTATCATCATCAAACCACCCAAACTTTGTAAGCCGACATAAGAGCTGAATCAAAGATGCAATAACAAAAGGCTGCAATTTGGGTCCTCTAGTGAACAAGTAATTGATAATGTAATTTCCTACAAACAACGAAAAAGATGTTGTAATAGGGAAATCGTTAAAACAGAGAAATAAACCCGACACAAGTGATGAGACAATGTGAAGTGGAAGGAGCAGTTACGGATGTCAAGACGGAGCTGTAAAGCTAAGCTGTGCTCCGTCACTTGCTTCAACAGACTCGAGCTAGCAAGCATCAGAGCGTAAGGAGTCAATGCATTGTCGAGGATATATTGGCACTGAGAAATGTAATCAGTGTTGACTGAAAAACATTTTAGAGTGTTCTCGGCGTGAGCTCTTTCAGCAGAATCCTGCGAGTTATACAGTCTCTCGCACAATGCCTCCAACTGCGCCAAACTCTCCATTGAATCTGTCTGCAAAAGCAATGATCATCCACATTACCATCAAAAGCTAAAAAAACAAAATAACTACTCTAAATGATCAGAAAAAATGTGTGCAATGAAGCAAAGGAACGGAATATGACGATAAAACTAAATTAGATGTTTCTCTGTTCAGAATCACAATAAAACAAGTGAATACCACAACAAAATTAGCTTGTTAGGTTCGAGATACATGATAACAAGTGAGTATCACGTCTGGTTAATAAAAACTTATACAGAAATCCGAATGATCGCAATCAAAACTTGATGAACACAAAAAATGTTTAATCATGCAAACAAGAAAGATCAGGTTGGATAGAGAGAGATAGGTTGTACCGTCGGATCTGAGATCTGAAGATTGATTCTTTTTAACAATCAGGAATGCTAAGAGAGGCTTTAGACAAGATTCTCTACAGAGATTTTATTGAGAGAGAGAAAAGGAGGAAGAAATGGGATAGAGGATATCGAAGATTTGTGTGTAGTCTGGAGTCTACAATGGCGTGCAAAAAATGATGGTTTTATGTTGTTCAATTCATTGCTCTCGGTCCATCGCCGGTTCAATATACTTTTGAACCGTCATCAACAGGTTCAATTTTTCCgtttctagttttttttttttctttaactcAACTTGGACCAGGGGACGGGATAGTCTCGTTCCAAACAATTCTAAAAATTACATCGATCtcaaaaaaaatcttaaataatgaTTAGATCAACAGATTTGGatcaatttttttattttactagCTTATTACATGACAAAATACATTTTATCCAGAAAGTATCGTCTCGAATTGGTCCAACGATCTTCATTGttcaatttgattttttttttaaagaaaaaaactaCATCGATGATGGTGTAATAAAAGTAGATTTTTTTTACCATTACTTATATTCTACTTTTAACCTATTAAGATACGTATATACTGTAGTACGCTTTATGAAAACGTTAAAAATAtggacaaagtaaaacttttaaatcttaatttatttattttaaaaaataataatcttaaaaaaAAAGGATTAATCGAAACGTCCTAATTTCAATTTTATGTTTAGGCCAGTtgttaattattaatgataatagataACATTGATGCTCGATAAATATGAAGGGAAGAAATTGAATACTACTTCCATTCCAAATTAGATGTAAACTTttccatataaaatatatataaaaatttgtatttattttaaAACAGAGATAATAATAAATAGTACTTTTTTTGCGATTCTTGTTGGATGATTGTATTGATATTTCacgatatttttttctttttagagATTTCATGATACTTCTCCTTGTAAATATTATACATGATATCATTGCTATTtgcattcttatttatttatttgagaGGAGATGTTTTGATGCAGACGATTTCGATTAAGGTGTTTGTTTTGCGATTTAGAcccatatattatttatattttcaattctttcgtattaaaaaaaaatgataatatgtaATATAGTAATTAGTTCTtgtatttgaagaatgaaataataTGGTAGAGAGTAGAGACTAATCCCTctcttttttttttgaaacaagTAGAGGCTAATCCGCTCATCCTTCGATATTTGTCAAA
Coding sequences within it:
- the LOC139884911 gene encoding uncharacterized protein isoform X3, with amino-acid sequence MESLAQLEALCERLYNSQDSAERAHAENTLKCFSVNTDYISQCQYILDNALTPYALMLASSSLLKQVTEHSLALQLRLDIRNYIINYLFTRGPKLQPFVIASLIQLLCRLTKFGWFDDDKFREVVKDSTNFLSQATPDHFAIGLKILNQLVLEMNQPNPGLPTTHHRRVACNFRDQSLFQIFQISLTSLLQLKNDVASRLQELALSLALKCLSFDFVGTSIDESSEEFGTVQIPSAWKPALEEPSTLQIFFDYYGTAESPLSKEALECLVRLASVRRSLFTNDASRSKFLAHLMTGTKEILQSGQGLGDHDNYHEFCRLLGRFKLNYQLSELVNMEGYSDWIRLVAEFTLKSLQSWQWASSSVYYLLGLWSRLVTSVPYLKGDAPSLLDEFVPKITEGFITSRFNSVQAGFPDDPSDNPLDNVELLQDQLDCFPYLCRFQYESSGLYIIKIMEPILQLYTERAQVQTRDNTELSVIEAKLAWIVHIIAAILKIKQFTGCSVEPQEVLDAELSARVLQLIKVTDSGLHSQRYGQLSKQRLDRAILVFFQHFRKSYVGDQAMHSSKLYARLSELLGLGDHLLLLNVIVGKIATNLKCYIESEEVIDHTLSLFLELASGYMTGKLLLKLDTVKFIVANHTREHFPFLEEYRCSRSRTTFYYIIGWLIFMEDSSVKFKSSMEPLLQVFVSLESTPDTMFRSDAVKYALIGLMRDLRGIAMATNSRRTYGLLFDWLYPAHMPLLSKGISHWYDTPEVTTPLLKFMAEFVLNKAQRLTFESSSANGILLFREVSKLIVAYGSRILSLPNAADIYAYKYKGIWISLTILSRALSGNYCNFGVFELYGDRALADALDISLKMTLSIPLADILAYRKLTKAYFLFLEVLFNSHIVFVLNLGTSTFMHILGSLESGLKGLDTSISSQCASAVDNVAAFYFNNITMGEAPSSPAALNLVRHIQECPTLFPEILKTLFEIVLFEDCGNQWSLSRPMLSLILINEQIFSDLKAQILASQAVDQQQRLSVCFDKLMADVTRSLDSKNRDKFTQNLTVFRHEFRVK
- the LOC139884911 gene encoding uncharacterized protein isoform X1, which encodes MESLAQLEALCERLYNSQDSAERAHAENTLKCFSVNTDYISQCQYILDNALTPYALMLASSSLLKQVTEHSLALQLRLDIRNYIINYLFTRGPKLQPFVIASLIQLLCRLTKFGWFDDDKFREVVKDSTNFLSQATPDHFAIGLKILNQLVLEMNQPNPGLPTTHHRRVACNFRDQSLFQIFQISLTSLLQLKNDVASRLQELALSLALKCLSFDFVGTSIDESSEEFGTVQIPSAWKPALEEPSTLQIFFDYYGTAESPLSKEALECLVRLASVRRSLFTNDASRSKFLAHLMTGTKEILQSGQGLGDHDNYHEFCRLLGRFKLNYQLSELVNMEGYSDWIRLVAEFTLKSLQSWQWASSSVYYLLGLWSRLVTSVPYLKGDAPSLLDEFVPKITEGFITSRFNSVQAGFPDDPSDNPLDNVELLQDQLDCFPYLCRFQYESSGLYIIKIMEPILQLYTERAQVQTRDNTELSVIEAKLAWIVHIIAAILKIKQFTGCSVEPQEVLDAELSARVLQLIKVTDSGLHSQRYGQLSKQRLDRAILVFFQHFRKSYVGDQAMHSSKLYARLSELLGLGDHLLLLNVIVGKIATNLKCYIESEEVIDHTLSLFLELASGYMTGKLLLKLDTVKFIVANHTREHFPFLEEYRCSRSRTTFYYIIGWLIFMEDSSVKFKSSMEPLLQVFVSLESTPDTMFRSDAVKYALIGLMRDLRGIAMATNSRRTYGLLFDWLYPAHMPLLSKGISHWYDTPEVTTPLLKFMAEFVLNKAQRLTFESSSANGILLFREVSKLIVAYGSRILSLPNAADIYAYKYKGIWISLTILSRALSGNYCNFGVFELYGDRALADALDISLKMTLSIPLADILAYRKLTKAYFLFLEVLFNSHIVFVLNLGTSTFMHILGSLESGLKGLDTSISSQCASAVDNVAAFYFNNITMGEAPSSPAALNLVRHIQECPTLFPEILKTLFEIVLFEDCGNQWSLSRPMLSLILINEQIFSDLKAQILASQLVCIILQAVDQQQRLSVCFDKLMADVTRSLDSKNRDKFTQNLTVFRHEFRVK
- the LOC139884911 gene encoding uncharacterized protein isoform X2, yielding MESLAQLEALCERLYNSQDSAERAHAENTLKCFSVNTDYISQCQYILDNALTPYALMLASSSLLKQVTEHSLALQLRLDIRNYIINYLFTRGPKLQPFVIASLIQLLCRLTKFGWFDDDKFREVVKDSTNFLSQATPDHFAIGLKILNQLVLEMNQPNPGLPTTHHRRVACNFRDQSLFQIFQISLTSLLQLKNDVASRLQELALSLALKCLSFDFVGTSIDESSEEFGTVQIPSAWKPALEEPSTLQIFFDYYGTAESPLSKEALECLVRLASVRRSLFTNDASRSKFLAHLMTGTKEILQSGQGLGDHDNYHEFCRLLGRFKLNYQLSELVNMEGYSDWIRLVAEFTLKSLQSWQWASSSVYYLLGLWSRLVTSVPYLKGDAPSLLDEFVPKITEGFITSRFNSVQAGFPDDPSDNPLDNVELLQDQLDCFPYLCRFQYESSGLYIIKIMEPILQLYTERAQVQTRDNTELSVIEAKLAWIVHIIAAILKIKQFTGCSVEPQEVLDAELSARVLQLIKVTDSGLHSQRYGQLSKQRLDRAILVFFQHFRKSYVGDQAMHSSKQLYARLSELLGLGDHLLLLNVIVGKIATNLKCYIESEEVIDHTLSLFLELASGYMTGKLLLKLDTVKFIVANHTREHFPFLEEYRCSRSRTTFYYIIGWLIFMEDSSVKFKSSMEPLLQVFVSLESTPDTMFRSDAVKYALIGLMRDLRGIAMATNSRRTYGLLFDWLYPAHMPLLSKGISHWYDTPEVTTPLLKFMAEFVLNKAQRLTFESSSANGILLFREVSKLIVAYGSRILSLPNAADIYAYKYKGIWISLTILSRALSGNYCNFGVFELYGDRALADALDISLKMTLSIPLADILAYRKLTKAYFLFLEVLFNSHIVFVLNLGTSTFMHILGSLESGLKGLDTSISSQCASAVDNVAAFYFNNITMGEAPSSPAALNLVRHIQECPTLFPEILKTLFEIVLFEDCGNQWSLSRPMLSLILINEQIFSDLKAQILASQAVDQQQRLSVCFDKLMADVTRSLDSKNRDKFTQNLTVFRHEFRVK